From a region of the Cucumis sativus cultivar 9930 chromosome 6, Cucumber_9930_V3, whole genome shotgun sequence genome:
- the LOC101222328 gene encoding S-adenosylmethionine synthase 4 has product MDTFLFTSESVNEGHPDKLCDQVSDAILDACLEQDPESKVACETCSKTNMVMVFGEITTKANVNYEKIVRDTCRGIGFVSADVGLDADNCKVLVNIEQQSPDIAQGVHGHMTKKPEEIGAGDQGHMFGYATDETPELMPLTHVLATKLGAKLTEVRKNKTCPWLRPDGKTQVTVEYKNDNGAMVPVRVHTVLISTQHDETVTNEQIAADLKEHVIKPVIPAKYLDDKTIFHLNPSGRFVIGGPHGDAGLTGRKIIIDTYGGWGAHGGGAFSGKDPTKVDRSGAYIVRQAAKSIVASGLARRCIVQVSYAIGVPEPLSVFVDTYKTGKIPDKDILALIKENFDFRPGMIAINLDLKRGGNFRYQKTAAYGHFGRDDTDFTWETVKLLKPNA; this is encoded by the coding sequence ATGGATACCTTCCTCTTCACTTCTGAATCTGTCAATGAGGGCCATCCCGACAAGCTTTGCGACCAAGTTTCCGATGCTATCCTCGACGCCTGTCTTGAACAAGATCCGGAGAGCAAGGTTGCTTGTGAGACCTGCTCCAAAACCAATATGGTTATGGTGTTTGGTGAGATCACAACCAAGGCCAATGTCAACTATGAAAAAATAGTTAGAGATACTTGCAGAGGGATTGGATTTGTGTCCGCCGATGTGGGTCTTGATGCCGACAACTGCAAGGTCCTTGTCAATATTGAACAACAAAGCCCTGACATTGCCCAAGGAGTCCATGGACACATGACCAAGAAACCTGAGGAGATTGGAGCTGGTGATCAAGGCCATATGTTTGGCTATGCCACAGATGAAACCCCAGAGCTCATGCCACTCACCCATGTCCTTGCTACAAAACTTGGTGCTAAGCTCACTGAGGTCAGGAAGAACAAAACCTGCCCGTGGCTTCGACCGGACGGTAAGACGCAAGTGACCGTCGAGTACAAGAATGACAATGGAGCAATGGTCCCTGTCAGAGTCCATACTGTTCTAATCTCAACCCAACATGACGAAACCGTAACAAACGAACAGATTGCAGCAGATCTGAAAGAGCATGTCATTAAACCTGTCATACCAGCAAAGTATCTCGATGACAAGACAATCTTCCATCTCAACCCATCCGGTCGTTTCGTCATTGGAGGACCTCATGGTGATGCAGGATTGACAGGAAGGAAGATTATCATCGATACCTATGGAGGGTGGGGTGCTCATGGTGGTGGTGCATTCTCAGGGAAGGATCCAACCAAGGTAGATAGAAGTGGTGCCTATATTGTTAGACAAGCAGCAAAAAGTATCGTAGCTTCGGGACTTGCTCGTCGCTGTATCGTGCAAGTTTCTTATGCAATAGGAGTACCAGAACCACTGTCAGTGTTTGTAGACACCTACAAAACAGGAAAAATCCCAGATAAAGATATCCTTGCTTTGATTAAggagaattttgattttaggcCTGGAATGATTGCAATCAATCTTGACTTGAAGAGAGGAGGAAACTTTAGATACCAGAAGACGGCTGCTTATGGTCATTTCGGCCGTGACGATACAGATTTCACTTGGGAAACTGTAAAGCTGCTCAAACCAAATGCCTAA